One Oryza sativa Japonica Group chromosome 8, ASM3414082v1 DNA window includes the following coding sequences:
- the LOC107281903 gene encoding uncharacterized protein, whose amino-acid sequence MEEVLAEEEIEEAVDEAAAELSEAREQTPPADIPAPQRTPPTPIALARQTRQKKSAGRKKPAPVPSPAPSPSPPSPPAQPASSEHTPSAASSHNVEEEVQAPPTITVLADMFSFDIRQYFDEEEEDTTSKALAPLTDDVKRNLQDISTRLEASLDVLVAYCGSIRTRFNEIQDLIP is encoded by the exons ATGGAAGAAGTCTTGGCTGAGGAAGAGATTGAAGAAGCTGTCGATGAAGCAGCTGCTGAGTTGAGCGAGGCACGAGAACAAACACCACCAGCCGATATCCCGGCTCCTCAAAGAACGCCTCCAACACCAATTGCCCTAGCTCGGCAAACCAGG CAAAAGAAATCTGCTGGAAGGAAAAAGCCAGCACCAGTACCATCTCCAGCTCCATCG CCTTCTCCTCCTTCACCTCCTGCCCAGCCAGCATCTAGTGAACATACTCCATCGGCTGCAAGCAGTCACAATGTAGAAGAAGAAGTCCAAGCCCCTCCTACTATCACT gtCTTGGCCGATATGTTCTCCTTTGATATTCGGCAATACTTcgatgaagaagaggaagacaCCACTAGCAAGGCTCTTGCCCCTCTAACTGATGATGTGAAAAGGAATCTCCAAGATATATCAACTCGGTTGGAGGCCTCTCTAGATGTATTGGTCGCCTACTGTGGATCAATAAGAACTAGGTTCAATGAAATCCAAGACTTGATCCCATAA